Part of the Oerskovia paurometabola genome is shown below.
CGTGCAGCTCCCCGTGATCGCGTGCGGCTTCGCGGTGCCGCTGATGTTCCTTGTCGGGGGCATCTTCGTGGTCCTGTGGATCGTGTCGCTGCGGCTCGGCGGACGGATCGACCGCGAGCGGGCGGCCTACGACGCCGAACACCCGGAGACCGCACCGAACATGTGAGGACGCCCGGTAGGGTCGTGCGCATGACTGATGTTGCAGCCCCCGTCGTCGCCGACGCGCTCTCCGAGACCATCGAGCGCACCCTCGTCCTCGTCAAGCCCGACGGCGTCCGTCGCGGCCTGTCGGGAGAGATCCTCCGCCGCGTCGAGGCCAAGGGGTACACCCTGGCCGCCGTCCAGCTCCTGGACGCCACCCCCGAGCTCCTCGCGGCGCACTACGCCGAGCACGAGGGCAAGCCGTTCTTCGCCCCGCTCGTCGACTTCATGCTCTCCGGCCCGATCCTCGCGGTCGTGGCCGAGGGGCAGGGCGTCATCCCGGGCTTCCGCTCGCTCGCCGGCACGACCGACCCCACCGCGGCCGCCCCCGGCACCATCCGTGGTGACCTGGGTCGCGACTGGGGCCTGAAGGTCCAGCAGAACCTGGTCCACGGCTCGGACTCCCCGGAGTCCGCGGCCCGCGAGATCGCGCTCTGGTTCCCCGGTCTCTGAGCCCCCTCGCACCGCTCGCAGGCGCCCCCGTCGACGGACGGGGGCGCCTGTCCTCGTCGGCGTGGAGCGCGGGGAGGGACGAGGGTGGGGGCGCGGGTCGTGGCGGGCCTGGCGGGAGGTCGCGAGGGACGAGCGGTCGGATGGAAGAACCGCGGCCCCACCCCCGTCCTCGCCCTCAGCACCACCGCCTCCCCGTCTCACCCGCAGATCCGCACTAGGCTCTGACCCGTGCACCTCAAGACCCTGACCCTCCGCGGGTTCAAGTCGTTCGCGTCGGCGACGACCCTGCGCTTCGAGCCCGGGGTGACGTGCGTCGTCGGGCCGAACGGTTCGGGCAAGTCGAACGTGGTCGACGCCCTGTCCTGGGTCATGGGGGAGCAGGGCGCCAAGTCCCTGCGTGGCGGCAAGATGGAGGACGTCATCTTCGCGGGCACGGCGGGGCGCCCGCCGCTCGGCCGCGCCGAGGTGTCGCTGACGATCGACAACACGGACGGCGCGCTGCCGATCGACTACTCCGAGGTGACGATCTCTCGGACGCTGTTCCGCAACGGCGGGTCGGAGTACGCGATCAACGGCTCGTCGTGCCGGCTGCTGGACATCCAGGAGCTGCTCTCGGACTCTGGCATCGGGCGAGAGATGCACGTGATCGTGGGGCAGGGGCAGCTCGACGCGGTGCTGCGGGCGACGCCCGAGGAGCGACGCGGCTTCATCGAGGAGGCCGCCGGGGTCCTCAAGCACCGCAAGCGCAAGGAGAAGGCGCTGCGCAAGCTCGACGCGATGCAGGCGAACCTCACGCGGCTCGGGGACCTGACGGCGGAGATCCGGCGTCAGCTCGGGCCGCTCGGACGCCAGGCGCAGATCGCGCGCAAGGCGCAGGTCGTGCAGCGGGACCTGCGCGACGCGCGGGCGCGGCTGCTCGCGGACGACCTCGCGCAGCTCACGGCGACCCTCGAGCAGGAGATCGCGGACGAGTCGGCGCTGCGGGCGCGGCAGGCCGAGGTCGAGCGATCGCTCGCCACGGCACGCGAGGCGCTGGGAACGCTCGAGGCGCAGGCCGCGGCGGCGGCCCCGGCCCTGGCCCGGGCGAGCGACGTCTGGTACCGGTTGTCGTCGCTCCAGGAGCGCCTGGGTGGGACCCGGACGCTCGCGGCGGAGCGGCTGCGCCTGCTGGGGCGGCCGGAGACCGTCCAGCGAGGCCAGGACCCGAACGACCTCGACGCCCAGGCGGCGCGAGCGCGGGCCGCGGAGCAGGAGCTCGAGTCGGAGGTCGCCGTCGCACGGGCGACCCTCGAGTCGGCCGTGGCCGAGCGGACCGCGGTCGAGGCGCAGGCGCAGACGGCGGAGCGGGCGCTCGCGACGCTGCTGCGCGGTGCGGCGGACCGTCGCGAGGGACTGGCCCGGCTGGCCGGCCAGGTCGCGGCGCGCCGGTCCCGCGTCGAGGCGACCGAGGCCGAGATCGGGCGTCTGCGGGAGAGCCTCGCGGAGACCGAGCGACGCGGGAACCAGGCGAACCTCGAGTTCGCGTCCCTCGAGACGCAGGTCGTGGGCGTCGAGGAGGGCGAGGAGGGCCTGGACGCCGAGCACGAGGAGGCGGCCGACGCCGTCGA
Proteins encoded:
- the ndk gene encoding nucleoside-diphosphate kinase; the encoded protein is MTDVAAPVVADALSETIERTLVLVKPDGVRRGLSGEILRRVEAKGYTLAAVQLLDATPELLAAHYAEHEGKPFFAPLVDFMLSGPILAVVAEGQGVIPGFRSLAGTTDPTAAAPGTIRGDLGRDWGLKVQQNLVHGSDSPESAAREIALWFPGL